The genomic interval GACGTGGCCGACGAGCTGCGGGCGGTGGCCGACGACTTCCCGGACCTGTCGCTGGGCTCCTATCCGTTCCAGCGCGGCCAGCGCTACGGCACCAGCCTGGTGATCCGCGGCCTGGACGGCCAGCGCGTCACCGACGCCATGACCGCCCTGCGCGAAAGGCTTGCGATGTGATTGCCGATCCCGATATCGCCCGCGCCTTCGAGAGCACCTGGCCCGCGGCCGAATATGCCGGGGCGGGCGGCTTTCTGGTCGGACGCGGCCGGGGCGGCGGCGGCCGCGTCAGCTCGGCCCGGGCCGCGCGGCCGGACTGGGACCCGGCCGACATCCCCCGCGCCGAGGCCATCCAGCGCGGCTGGGACGAGCGGCCGATGTTCCGCGTCGCCGACAGCGACGCGGCCCTGGCGCAAGCGCTGGCGGCGCGGGGCTATCGCCACGGCACGCCGACCGCGATCCTGGCCGCCGATTGCGCGGCGCTGACCGCCCGGCCGGTGCCGCCGCTGTCCAGTTTCGAGATCTGGCCGCCGCTCGCCATGCAGCGCGACATCTGGAGCGACGGCAACGTCACCGCCGCCCGGCAGGCGGTGATGGAGCGCGTCGCCCTGCCCAAGACCGCGCTGCTGGGACGGGTGCAGGACCGCGCCGCCGGGGCCGCCTTCGTGGCGCTGGACGGGCCGGTCGCCATGGTCCATGCCATCGAGGTGGTGCCGGCGCTGCGCCGGATGGGCGTGGCGGGCTGGCTGATCCGCATGGCGGCGTCCTGGGCCGAGGCGCAGGGCGCGACCCGCCTGGCGCTGGCGGTCAGCCGCGACAATGCCGGCGCGCTGGCGGTCTATGACCGGCTGGGCTTCGCCGAGCTGGGCGGCTATGGCTATTGGAGCAAGGACTGAGCCGGGCCGCGCGGGGTCTGGCCGCGGCCCCGTTCAGGCCGGTTCCGAGGCCAGCCGGCGCAGCTCTTTCTTGAGCAGTTCCAGCTCGCTGCGCATCAGGCCCAGCTCGGCCAGCAGGTCGGCATCCAGCAGCTCGCCCGCGACCAGCGTCAGGCTGCCCAGATGCAGGGCGCCGGGCTGGGGCGGCTCGCCCTCGTTTCCCTGATCCTCGAGCAGCAGGAAGCTCTGCACCCCGTCCGACAGCCGCTCGGCCGGGATGGCGGCGGCGACGCGCCAGCAGCCTTCGGCCTCGGCGGTGACGCGGGCCTCGGCCACGCGGCTGCCCATATGCACCAGCACCAGCCGGCCCGGCGGGGCGTCGCGATGGATCACGCCCTGCCAGATGCCGCTTTTCAACCCCAGGGATTCAAACTCGTTCATGGGACATTCCTTGGTCAGAACTCGGCCCGCAGATGGCGCGAGAAGAACAGCTCGCGGATCTCGACCGCGTTCATGCGGGGCGATTCGAAGATCAGGTCCAGCCAGATCTTTTCCAGCCGCTTCTCGTTCATCTGGGTATAGGCCAGGTCGAACTCGGCCACCTGCTGGCTGTAATGCCCCGGCTCGAAGCTGTGCAGCTGCAGCGTGACCTCGTCGATATTCGGCCCGTGGCCGATGTTCAGCCGCGCATAGACGTTGATCGCCCGCTCGGCCATGATGCCGGTCTCCAGCCGCAGGATATGGCTGCGGGTCAGGCCCTGCAGCGCGCTGGTCGGCAGATCGATCGACAGCGACAGGAAGCTGCCGGCAAAGCCGAAGACCTCGAGCCTGATGCCGAAGGGCGACAGGTCGGTGGCGCCGGTATTGGCCAGCTGCTCCAGGATCAGCGCGCGTTCGGGACAATCGTGCCAGACCGCCGCGCCGTCGCCCAGCCGGCCGCCATTCTCGGGCCCGGCGACGCCGCGGGGCGAGACCTGGCCGGCCAGGAAGCCCGGCCGCCAGCGCCAGTCGGTGCCGCCCGGCAGGTGCAGCGCGTCCAGCGCCGCGCGCGAGCGCGCCGCGCGGCGGTCGGCCCGGATCAGGAAGCGGTCGAGACTGCCGCGCAGGTCCAGCGCCTCCTCGCGCAGGTGGCGCAGGCGGGCGGGGCCCAGGGTCTCGACCCCCTCGGCCAGTCGGGTCCATTGCCGCAGCGCCCGTTCCCGGGTCTTGCGCTCAAGCCATTTGCGAGGGCGTATTGCCATGCGTCCGCCTGTCACTGATCCATGTAGACATGGGTTTCCGCCGCCGCGCCGGGATGGGTGACGGCGCCGTAGCGGGCCTTGCCGACGAGCTGGGCGTATTTCCACAGCGCGCCCGAAGCATAATCCGTCTTGCGCGGTCCCGGCCATTCCGCGCGGCGCCGCGCCAGTTCCTCGTCGGACAGCGCCACCGAGATCTCGCCCCGGATCGCGTCGATGGTGATGATGTCGCCGTCGCGCAACAGGGCGATGGGGCCGCCATGCGCCGCCTCGGGGCCGACATGGCCGACGCAGAAGCCGCGCGTGGCGCCGGAAAACCGCCCGTCGGTGATCAGCGCCACCTTCTTGCCCATGCCCTGCCCCGACAGCGCCGCCGTGGTCGCCAGCATCTCGCGCATGCCGGGGCCGCCGGCCGGGCCCTCGTTGCGGATGACGATCACGCAGCCCTCGGCATAGTCGCGGCGCATGACCGCCTCGAAGGCGTCCTCCTCGCAGTCGAAGACCCGGGCCGGGCCGGTGAAGACCTGGTCCTCGGGCGCCATGCCCGCGACCTTCACGATGGCGCCGTCGGGGGCGAGGTTGCCGCGCAGCCCGACCACGCCGCCGGTGCGGGACAGCGGCGCCGTCACCGGATGGATGACCTTGCCGTCGGCCTCGCGCGCGATCAGGTCCAGCTCCTCGCCCATGCTGCGGCCCGAGGCGGTCAGGCAATCCTCGTGGATCAGCCCGGCCTTGCGCAGCTCGCGCAGCACCACGGGGACGCCGCCCGCGTCGAACAGGTCCTTGGCGACGTAATCGCCGCCGGGGCGCAGGTTCACGAAATAGGGCGTGTCGCGGAAGATGTCGCAGACGTCGAACAGGTCGAATTCGATCCCGGCCTCATGCGCGATGGCCGGCAGGTGCAGCCCGGCATTGGTCGAGCCGCCGGTGCAGGCCACCACCCGCGCCGCGTTCTCAAGCGCCTTGCGCGTCACCACGTCGCGGGCGCGGATGTTCTTCTCGATCAGCGCCATCACCGCCTCGCCCGAGGCCAGCCCGTACTGGTCGCGCGATTCGTAGGGCGCCGGCGCGCCCGAACTGTTCAGCAGCGCCAGCCCGATCGCCTCGCTGACGCAGGCCATGGTGTTGGCGGTATACTGCCCGCCGCAGGCCCCGGCCGAAGGGCAGGCGACGCGCTCCAGCAGCTCCAGCTCGGCATCGGGCAGATTGCCGGCGGCGTGCTGGCCCACCGCCTCGAACACGTCCTGCACCACCACGTCGCGGTCGTGGAAACGCCCGGGCAGGATCGAGCCGCCATAGATGAAGACGCTGGGCACGTTCAGCCGCACCATGGCCATCATCATGCCCGGCAGCGACTTGTCGCAGCCGGCCAGCCCCACCAGCGCGTCGTAGCAATGGCCGCGCATGGTCAGCTCGACCGTGTCGGCGATGGCGTCGCGGCTGGCGAGGCTGGCGCGCATCCCCTCATGCCCCATGGCGATGCCGTCGGTGACGGTGATGGTGGTGAATTCGCGCGGGCAGCCACCGCCCTTCTTGACGCCCTGCTTGACCGATTGCGCCTGCCGGTTCAGGGCGATGTTGCAGGGCGCCGCCTCGTTCCAGCAGGTGGCGACGCCGACCCAGGGGGAATGGATCTCCTCCTCGGTGATGCCCATGGCATAGAAGAAGCTGCGCTGCGGCGCGCGGGACGGCCCTTCGGTGACATGGCGGCTCGGCAGGGACGACTTGTCGAAGCGGGTGTTTTTCATGGCGGCATCCTCTGGCTGGATTCTGGATAGGCCCAGCCTGCCGCCGGGGCAAGAGGCTCTGGCCCGCGAGGCCGGCGGCGCGGCCGTCAGCCCGCCGCCGCGTCCAGCCGCGCGGCCATGATCAGGTCGTTCCGCGTCACGCCGCCCGCCGAATGGGTGGAATAGGTGACGCTGGCGAAGCCCCAGCCGAAGGCGATGTCGGGATGGTGATTGGCCGCCTCGGCCTGCCAGGCGGCCAGGTTGGCCAGCTGCGCGGCACGCTTGAAGCTCTTGAAGCGCCATTCGCGGCGGATCGCCTTGCCGTCCTCGGCCAGCCGCCATTCCGGCAGGCCGGCCAAGGCCGCGCGCAACTCGTCCCCGGCCAGCGCCGGCGCACCGTCCACGATCTTTTCCTTGTCCAGTCCGGTCATCGTCTCCTCCGTCACAGGATCGGCGCCGCCAGCGCCAGAAGATTGTTGCGCAGCCGCCGCCAGACCGACCAGCCGCGGATCTCATCCAGCCTCAGCGGGCGGGCGCGCTCGACATAGCTCTGCTGGCGCTCGTCCAGCCGTTCGGTGACGTCGCCGCCCAGGAACAGCATGTTCATCTCGTAATTCAGCTCGAAGCTGCGGCGGTCCATGTTGGCGCTGCCCAGCATCGCCATGCGCCCGTCGACGCTGATGATCTTGGAATGCAGAAGCCCGTCCCGGAACAGCATAAGCTTCACCCCGGCCGAGACCAGCCCGTAATAGAACCCCTCGGAGGTGGCCTGCACCACCAGCGAATCGTTGCGCTCGGGCAGGATCACCGTCACGTCCACGCCGCGCCGCGCCGCCGTGCGGATCGCCGAATCGAGCGAGGCGTCGGGCACGTAATAGGGCGTGGTGATCACCAGCCGCTCGCGCGCCGCATGGATCATCGTCGCCA from Paracoccus sp. MA carries:
- a CDS encoding GNAT family N-acetyltransferase yields the protein MIADPDIARAFESTWPAAEYAGAGGFLVGRGRGGGGRVSSARAARPDWDPADIPRAEAIQRGWDERPMFRVADSDAALAQALAARGYRHGTPTAILAADCAALTARPVPPLSSFEIWPPLAMQRDIWSDGNVTAARQAVMERVALPKTALLGRVQDRAAGAAFVALDGPVAMVHAIEVVPALRRMGVAGWLIRMAASWAEAQGATRLALAVSRDNAGALAVYDRLGFAELGGYGYWSKD
- a CDS encoding DUF6478 family protein, whose amino-acid sequence is MAIRPRKWLERKTRERALRQWTRLAEGVETLGPARLRHLREEALDLRGSLDRFLIRADRRAARSRAALDALHLPGGTDWRWRPGFLAGQVSPRGVAGPENGGRLGDGAAVWHDCPERALILEQLANTGATDLSPFGIRLEVFGFAGSFLSLSIDLPTSALQGLTRSHILRLETGIMAERAINVYARLNIGHGPNIDEVTLQLHSFEPGHYSQQVAEFDLAYTQMNEKRLEKIWLDLIFESPRMNAVEIRELFFSRHLRAEF
- the ilvD gene encoding dihydroxy-acid dehydratase, producing MKNTRFDKSSLPSRHVTEGPSRAPQRSFFYAMGITEEEIHSPWVGVATCWNEAAPCNIALNRQAQSVKQGVKKGGGCPREFTTITVTDGIAMGHEGMRASLASRDAIADTVELTMRGHCYDALVGLAGCDKSLPGMMMAMVRLNVPSVFIYGGSILPGRFHDRDVVVQDVFEAVGQHAAGNLPDAELELLERVACPSAGACGGQYTANTMACVSEAIGLALLNSSGAPAPYESRDQYGLASGEAVMALIEKNIRARDVVTRKALENAARVVACTGGSTNAGLHLPAIAHEAGIEFDLFDVCDIFRDTPYFVNLRPGGDYVAKDLFDAGGVPVVLRELRKAGLIHEDCLTASGRSMGEELDLIAREADGKVIHPVTAPLSRTGGVVGLRGNLAPDGAIVKVAGMAPEDQVFTGPARVFDCEEDAFEAVMRRDYAEGCVIVIRNEGPAGGPGMREMLATTAALSGQGMGKKVALITDGRFSGATRGFCVGHVGPEAAHGGPIALLRDGDIITIDAIRGEISVALSDEELARRRAEWPGPRKTDYASGALWKYAQLVGKARYGAVTHPGAAAETHVYMDQ
- a CDS encoding 4a-hydroxytetrahydrobiopterin dehydratase — encoded protein: MTGLDKEKIVDGAPALAGDELRAALAGLPEWRLAEDGKAIRREWRFKSFKRAAQLANLAAWQAEAANHHPDIAFGWGFASVTYSTHSAGGVTRNDLIMAARLDAAAG